One genomic segment of Strix aluco isolate bStrAlu1 chromosome 14, bStrAlu1.hap1, whole genome shotgun sequence includes these proteins:
- the CRISPLD2 gene encoding cysteine-rich secretory protein LCCL domain-containing 2: protein MNPALPWILPLGCVLLLTKAAECFILPNSSHLESILSKYQDGEAHSRSKRAILFSDRQEILMLHNKLRGQVYPVASNMEYMTWDDELERSAHAWAQQCIWDHGPSALIRSIGQNLAVHWGRYRSPAFHVQSWYDEVKDYTYPYPHECNPWCPEKCTGSMCTHYTQIVWATTNKIGCAVNVCKQMNVWGEIWENAVYLVCNYSPKGNWIGEAPYKTGRPCSECPPSYGGGCQNNLCYKDYRYEDPIITETDETNEVEISQVAEQKPVRFYPPESKPSKSIKTKKIIPDSYMTQVITCETKMRDKCRGSTCNRYLCPAGCLYSKGKIFGTFYYESSSSICRAAIHYGILDNKGGLVDITRKGRTPVFVKSTRNGVESFRKSKPSNAFMVSKVTTQTLDCYTTVAELCQFKKPATHCPRIYCPAHCKDEPSYWAPVFGTNVYADSSSICKTAVHAGVLPDESGGFVDVMPVEKKKTYVGSLKNGVQSESLKNPSDGNAFRIFAVKQ, encoded by the exons ATGAATCCTGCCCTGCCTTGGATCCTTCCTCTTGGATGTGTACTGCTCCTGACAAAGGCAGCTGAATGCTTTATCTTGCCCAACTCGAGTCACTTGGAAAGCATTCTGAGTAAATATCAGGATGGGGAAGCTCACTCCAGATCCAAGAGAGCAATTTTATTCTCAGACAGACAGGAGATACTGATGCTCCACAATAAACTGAGAGGTCAGGTGTACCCAGTGGCCTCTAATATGGAATACATG ACCTGGGATGATGAGCTGGAAAGATCAGCCCACGCTTGGGCTCAGCAGTGCATCTGGGACCATGGGCCTAGTGCCCTCATCAGGTCAATTGGACAGAACTTGGCGGTTCACTGGGGCAG GTATCGGTCTCCAGCTTTCCATGTCCAGTCTTGGTATGATGAAGTTAAAGATTACACATACCCGTATCCTCACGAGTGCAACCCGTGGTGCCCAGAGAAATGCACCGGCTCTATGTGCACACATTACACCCAG ATAGTCTGGGCCACGACGAACAAGATTGGCTGTGCTGTGAACGTCTGCAAGCAGATGAATGTCTGGGGAGAAATCTGGGAGAATGCCGTCTACCTGGTCTGCAACTACTCGCCGAA AGGCAACTGGATAGGAGAAGCCCCATACAAGACCGGCCGCCCCTGCTCCGAGTGCCCGCCGAGCTATGGAGGAGGCTGCCAGAACAACCTCTGCTACAAAG ATTATCGTTATGAAGATCCCATCATCACCGAGACGGATGAGACTAACGAAGTGGAGATTTCGCAGGTGGCAGAGCAAAAGCCGGTGCGGTTCTACCCTCCGGAAAGCAAGCCCAGCAAATCCATCAAGACCAAGAAAATCATCCCAGACTCCTACATGA cacAAGTTATTACCTGTGAAACCAAGATGAGAGACAAATGCAGAGGCTCAACGTGCAACAG GTATTTGTGCCCAGCTGGCTGCTTGTACAGTAAGGGAAAGATCTTTGGAACATTTTATTATGAGAGT TCATCAAGCATATGTCGTGCTGCGATTCATTACGGCATCCTGGACAATAAAGGAGGACTGGTTGATATCACGAGGAAGGGGAGGACACCAGTTTTTGTGAAGTCTACCAGGAACGGTGTGGAGTCTTTTAG GAAAAGTAAGCCTTCAAATGCATTCATGGTTTCCAAAGTCACAA CACAGACGCTGGATTGCTATACTACAGTAGCTGAGCTGTGCCAGTTCAAAAAGCCGGCGACCCATTGCCCCAG GATTTATTGCCCAGCCCACTGTAAAGACGAGCCATCGTACTGGGCACCGGTGTTTGGCACAAACGTTTATGCAGAT agctCCAGTATCTGCAAAACTGCAGTGCATGCAGGAGTGCTTCCAGATGAAAGTGGTGGTTTTGTGGATGTGATGCctgtagaaaagaagaaaacttatGTTGGCTCCTTAAAGAATGGAGTTCAGTCTGagag cttgaaGAATCCTTCAGATGGAAACGCTTTCCGAATTTTTGCTGTGAAGCAGTAA